The Rhizobium rhododendri nucleotide sequence TATAAACCGGCTCAGAAGACACATATTTACTGTGTCATTTCAAGCCTTCCGCCGACTATGACTGGCGAGGGAGCCCAAGGGTTCCACGACTGTGGATAGTGCTGAAAACTTCTGTCATGAATTTGCTATATCAGTCCGAGTCTTAGACGTGTGGACGTAGAATCGGACCGGCGGCGTTGGAAGAGAATACATCAATTTTAAATCGGCTCGGGCAGCGCTTGAAGCAGGAAAGAGCGATCCTGATTCTGGCCGTGCTGGTTGCCATTCTGGCCATGGCGGAGGGTACCGACGTGGTGGCCATCCTCGCCGTGCTGCTGGTCGTGGTTGCCGTTGCCCTGCTGCGCGCACCCCTGGTGGCGCGCAGGGCGCAGCCGGCGAAAGTCGAGCCGGCCCCGGTAGATCTGGCGGCAGTCCTGAGGCCGATGACCGCAGGCCTGGCTGGTCTCGACATGCCAGTTCTGGTGCTGGATCGCGAGGCGTCGGTGTTCTATCAGAACCCTGCAGCAGAGAGGGCGCTCGACCTCTTCCCGATTGGCGCCCACCTGTCGGCAAAGCTGCGCTCGCCCGGCATTCTCGACATGGTGCGGGAAACGATTGCCACCGGCGTGCCCAACCAGATCGAGCATTCCGAGCGTCTGCCGTCGGAGCGTGTCTTCATAGTGCGGATTGCGCCTGTCGAGCTGGCGCTCTCCGATCTCGGCAACCAGACATTCTTCCTGCTGTCGTTTCGCGACGTCTCGGAGTTGCGTCATATCGACCGCATGCGGTCGGATTTCGTCGCCAACGCCAGCCATGAGTTGCGCACGCCACTGGCCTCGCTGCGCGGCTTCATCGAGACCATCCAGGGGCCAGCGCGCAACGATCCCAAGGCGCAGGAGCGCTTTCTGGCGATCATGTTCGATCAGGCGACCCGCATGAGCCGGCTGGTCGACGATCTCCTGTCGCTGTCGCGGCTCGAGTTGAAGTCCCATCTGGCGCCGGACCAGAAGGTCGATCTCGTGCCGCTGCTTGGCCATGTGCGCGATGCGCTGGTGCCGCTGGCGATGGATCTCGATGTCACTATCAATTTGCATATGCCGTCAGGCAAGGCGGAGGTGACCGGTGATCGCGACGAACTGGTGCAGGTGTTCGAAAACCTGATCGAGAATGCCTGCAAGTACGGTCAGGAGGGCAAGCGCGTCGACGTGACGTTGCGCAACAAGCCCGGCGAGCCTGTGGAGGTCACCGTGTCCGACAGCGGCGGCGGAATTCCGGCCGAACACGTGCCGCGCCTGACCGAGCGGTTTTATCGCGTCAGCGTCGAAAACAGCCGGTCCAAGAAGGGCACAGGCCTCGGGCTCGCCATCGTCAAGCACATCCTGACCCGTCACCGGGCCAGGCTGATCGTCAAATCCGAAGTCGGCCGCGGCACGGATTTCACGGTGCGCTTCTGAATAACCCGGTGACACCTTATTCGAGGCTGCGAAAATTGAATTAATTCAATGATTTCGATTGTCATAATTGTTTCATTGGGCTGACATAAAAGGGCGAGCATTAGGCCGATATCAAAAAGGGCCTCGAAAAGGCGAAACCCGTTGCCGTCGCCGCGCCGAGCAGACCTACGTTCCGTGACGCCTTTCAATTTGAGGATAGAAAATGGTTTCGACACACATTCATTCCGCCTACGACGAAGATTTGAAATTCCTGACGCGGCGCATCTCCGAGATGGGCGGCCTTGCCGAGCAGATGGTCGGTGAATCCGTCCGCGCGCTGGTCAATGGCGATGTCGGGCTGGCTCAGAAGGTCATCTCTGACGATACGATCCTCGATCATGCCGAGCGCGAAGTCGGCGACAAGGCGATCCTGACGATTGCCCGCCGCCAGCCGATGGCTGCCGACCTGCGCGAAATCATGGGCTCGATCCGGATCGCCGCCGATCTGGAACGCGTCGGCGACCTCGGCAAGAACACGGCCAAGCGCGTTATCGCCGTGCAGGGCACCGGCGTACCGCGCAGCCTGGCACGCGGCATCGAGCATCTGTCCGAACTGGCGCTCGTCCAGTTGAAGGAAGTTCTCGACGTCTACACGACCCGCTCGCCCGACAAGGCGGTCTCCATCCGCGAGCGCGACGAGGAAATCGACGCGATGTATACCT carries:
- the phoR gene encoding phosphate regulon sensor histidine kinase PhoR, translating into MEENTSILNRLGQRLKQERAILILAVLVAILAMAEGTDVVAILAVLLVVVAVALLRAPLVARRAQPAKVEPAPVDLAAVLRPMTAGLAGLDMPVLVLDREASVFYQNPAAERALDLFPIGAHLSAKLRSPGILDMVRETIATGVPNQIEHSERLPSERVFIVRIAPVELALSDLGNQTFFLLSFRDVSELRHIDRMRSDFVANASHELRTPLASLRGFIETIQGPARNDPKAQERFLAIMFDQATRMSRLVDDLLSLSRLELKSHLAPDQKVDLVPLLGHVRDALVPLAMDLDVTINLHMPSGKAEVTGDRDELVQVFENLIENACKYGQEGKRVDVTLRNKPGEPVEVTVSDSGGGIPAEHVPRLTERFYRVSVENSRSKKGTGLGLAIVKHILTRHRARLIVKSEVGRGTDFTVRF
- the phoU gene encoding phosphate signaling complex protein PhoU yields the protein MVSTHIHSAYDEDLKFLTRRISEMGGLAEQMVGESVRALVNGDVGLAQKVISDDTILDHAEREVGDKAILTIARRQPMAADLREIMGSIRIAADLERVGDLGKNTAKRVIAVQGTGVPRSLARGIEHLSELALVQLKEVLDVYTTRSPDKAVSIRERDEEIDAMYTSLFREMLTYMMEDPRNITTCTHLLFCAKNIERIGDHATNIAETIFYMATGALPEGDRPKDDTANTVGAMTE